One genomic region from Pirellulales bacterium encodes:
- a CDS encoding P-II family nitrogen regulator: MKKVEAIIRHFKLEDVKNALTEYGVQGMTISEVRGFGRQKGHTEMYRGTEYAVDFVPKVKIEIVVADQQLQNVIDTIMRTAQTGQIGDGKIFVIDLANTIRIRTGETGEDAL, from the coding sequence ATGAAAAAGGTCGAAGCCATCATCCGCCACTTCAAGCTCGAAGACGTCAAGAACGCCCTGACCGAGTATGGCGTGCAGGGCATGACCATCAGCGAAGTCCGCGGTTTCGGGCGGCAGAAGGGGCACACCGAAATGTACCGCGGCACCGAATACGCCGTCGATTTCGTGCCGAAAGTCAAGATCGAGATCGTCGTGGCCGACCAGCAATTGCAAAACGTGATCGACACGATCATGCGCACGGCCCAAACGGGCCAGATCGGGGACGGCAAAATCTTCGTGATTGACCTGGCCAACACGATCCGCATCCGCACCGGCGAAACCGGCGAGGACGCGCTCTAA